The following proteins are co-located in the Dromiciops gliroides isolate mDroGli1 chromosome 2, mDroGli1.pri, whole genome shotgun sequence genome:
- the LOC122741712 gene encoding GDNF-inducible zinc finger protein 1-like yields the protein MEKQKILVRSKVAASNLLSALHSLYQFGHFCDVTVHTVHLGIQEEFLVHKAVLAASSNYFKGLFLSDEMSDIKRCTVILDDIYTEEFTSFLEFIYTAKIEIEPEKLHRMKEVAEKLECKDLLDICEEMKTESKMDGLDLSLHLKTQVCENGGASWVCDQRAHQTKLSDSPPIVVTPVNRKLWDMQKHRTLLTGSSDQACMVLTDVKTGIAKIVKKKRIKPTENHTTEVINSGGEKSHPSLCGLEANEACLVIRSILSEQNEDENSHTSQSLSSNECSNTVQDLPQVSTEAYECKKCEQSFPFIKSYQSHMETEHGINVVIKYSCNVCDQLFSNRQNLRQHRLTVHNDERRFPCTFCDKKFKRQKDIKCHVRRVHEKKRNPQACPYCDKVISSKCGLTVHIRTHTGEKPYKCDYCPASFAQRSAYNTHVRKIHETKQDRKTMPVYWMVVPPTSRSETTDYEIDFTKETWEQSSHNNLPMGTRSTVTLSYEEDVGNSSNAIDSSNEAEAKENEKNDDKETEASREGDEDEKSSFKGEEEGDYDAVFSEVEMNDSKDNDIVCTDDDSPNEKDEEDNESDKDFKIKKVNNMTLMKKSTYVITCDKCDQQFVSRKKYVDHCKDVHQSLPGKVYQCDICSKSFASYNSCKEHRACVHTEERQFACTLCNATFKRKRDVRTHYMRKHEGRVKRPLCSVCGKILSSRTALVFHMRTHTGEKPYECSICHAKFAQPSQLKIHTRSHTGEKPYICEDCGASFADKGKLNGHKRTHTGERLFKCDVCGKHFATNEYLKCHKRCHMGAKPYKCDVCGKTFGLRASLAQHSNVHAETRPYFCEQCGKTFTQQGALRRHQRIHTGEKPYKCRACERTFTDMSTLRRHVSIHDRNAHWRSFLIDLTTKKDHNWSKIETLSDVCMNEEPTPEIWSVDQGRLYKPENAVVKTANVIAASVTTSTNNHSLVYM from the exons ATGGAGAAACAGAAAATCCTGGTGAGATCCAAAGTGGCTGCTTCAAACCTTCTGAGTGCCTTGCATTCTCTCTATCAGTTTGGTCATTTCTGTGATGTAACTGTTCATACTGTACATCTTGGAATTCAGGAAGAGTTTTTGGTACACAAAGCAGTCTTGGCTGCTTCAAGTAACTACTTTAAAGGCCTTTTTCTAAGTGATGAGATGTCAGACATTAAGAGGTGTACTGTGATTTTAGATGACATTTACACAGAGGAATTTACATCCTTTCTGGAATTCATCTATACCGCAAAAATTGAGATCGAACCAGAGAAATTACACCGAATGAAAGAGGTAGCAGAGAAACTTGAATGCAAGGACCTCCTTGACATTTGTGAGGAAATGAAGacagaaagtaaaatggatgGCTTGGATTTAAGTCTCCATTTGAAAACTCAGGTATGTGAAAATGGTGGGGCTTCATGGGTCTGTGATCAACGTGCTCATCAGACTAAATTGAGTGATTCTCCACCAATTGTAGTGACTCCTGTGAATAGAAAACTCTGGGATATGCAGAAACACAGAACATTGTTAACAGGCAGTTCAGATCAAGCTTGCATGGTTTTAACTGATGTGAAAACTGGAATAGCCAAGATAGTGAAAAAGAAACGAATAAAGCCCACTGAGAACCATACCACAGAGGTAATCAattcaggaggggaaaaaagccacCCTTCTTTGTGTGGGTTGGAGGCTAATGAAGCTTGTCTAGTCATCAGGAGTATATTATCTGAACAAAATGAGGATGAGAATTCTCATACTTCCCAGTCTTTGAGCTCAAATGAATGCAGCAACACAGTGCAGGATTTGCCTCAGGTGTCTACAGAAGCCTACGAGTGTAAAAAATGTGAACAATCTTTCCCTTTCATCAAATCATATCAGTCACACATGGAGACTGAACATGGGATTAATGTTGTCATCAAGTACAGCTGTAAtgtgtgtgaccagcttttttcCAATCGCCAAAACCTGCGGCAACACCGACTCACAGTTCATAATGATGAGCGGCGCTTCCCTTGTACGTTCTGTGATAAGAAGTTTAAACGTCAGAAGGATATAAAGTGTCATGTACGAAGAGTgcatgaaaagaaaaggaatcctCAGGCTTGTCCCTACTGTGACAAGGTCATCAGCTCCAAGTGTGGCCTGACTGTTCACATTAGAACCcacacaggagagaaaccttataaatgtgatTATTGCCCTGCAAGTTTTGCCCAGAGGTCTGCTTACAATACTCATGTAAG AAAAATACATGAAACAAAACAAGATAGAAAAACAATGCCAGTATACTGGATGGTTGTTCCACCTACCAGCAGATCAGAGACAACAGACTATGAAATAGATTTCACTAAAGAAACATGGGAACAATCCTCACATAATAATTTACCAATGGGAACCAGAAGCACAGTAACCCTCAGCTATGAAGAAGATGTTGGCAACTCATCTAATGCAATTGATTCTAGTAATGAAGcagaagcaaaggaaaatgagaaaaatgatgacaaagaaactgaagcaagtagAGAAGGAGACGAGGATGAAAAATCAAGTtttaaaggagaagaggagggagattaTGATGCTGTTTTTTCTGAAGTAGAAATGAATGATAGCAAAGATAATGACATCGTCTGCACAGATGATGACTCtccaaatgaaaaagatgaagaagataaTGAATCAGATAAAGATTTTAAGATAAAGAAAGTAAATAATATGACATTAATGAAGAAATCAACTTATGTCATAACTTGTGATAAGTGTGATCAACAGTTTGTATCCCGGAAAAAATATGTGGATCACTGCAAAGATGTACATCAGTCTCTTCCTGGGAAAGTCTATCAGTGTGATATCTGTAGCAAGTCCTTTGCTAGTTATAACAGCTGTAAAGAACACCGAGCTTGTGTGCATACAGAAGAGAGGCAGTTTGCCTGCACTCTCTGTAATGCTACTTTCAAAAGAAAGCGAGATGTCAGAACCCATTACATGCGGAAGCATGAAGGAAGAGTAAAACGACCACTTTGTTCTGTGTGtggaaaaattttgagttctagaaCAGCACTGGTATTCCATATGAGAACCCATACAGGGGAGAAACCTTACGAATGTAGTATCTGCCATGCTAAATTTGCTCAGCCATCCCAACTTAAAATTCATACAAG GTctcatactggagaaaagccATATATTTGTGAGGACTGTGGAGCTAGCTTTGCAGATAAAGGAAAACTAAATGGCCACAAGAGGACTCACACAG gaGAACGGCTATTTAAATGTGATGTCTGTGGAAAACATTTTGCTACCAATGAATATTTAAAATGCCACAAAAGATGTCATATGGGAGCTAAGCCTTATAAATGTGATGTGTGTGGAAAAACATTTGGATTGAGAGCCTCATTAGCTCAACATAGCAATGTTCATGCAG AGACTCGTCCATATTTCTGCGAACAATGTGGGAAAACTTTTACTCAGCAAGGAGCTCTCAGACGCCATCAGCGCATTCACACAGGAGAAAAACCATATAAGTGTCGGGCTTGTGAGAGAACTTTTACAGATATGTCAACGTTGAGGAGGCATGTGTCG ATCCATGATCGAAATGCACATTGGAGAAGTTTCCTGATAGATCTTACTACTAAAAAAGACCACAACTGGTCAAAAATTGAGACCTTATCAGATGTATGTATGAATGAGGAGCCAACACCTGAAATTTGGTCAGTTGACCAAGGTAGATTATATAAACCAGAGAATGCAGTTGTGAAAACTGCTAATGTCATAGCAGCAAGTGTTACTACCAGTACTAATAACCATTCCTTGGTATATATGTAA